From the genome of Scytonema hofmannii PCC 7110, one region includes:
- a CDS encoding S8 family serine peptidase: MPHDITSHSLSSDKGLTIPSISSVNAFDSNNDYDLSLNSSSFNSRVENLEIATDSVTTYSTTANSQFSSTSGYGSINAAAAVAQATDRNTFADVADLGGNNWGADFVKAPEVWKQGYTGQGVVVAVLDSGVDRNHNDLQTNIWTNSKEIADNGIDDDDNGYIDDVYGWNFDADNKDTLDIAGHGTHVSGTIAGANNNVGVTGIAYDAKIMPVKVLNDSGAGSYTAIANGIYYAVNNGANVINLSLGGSSGNFLLELALDYASRQGVIVVMAAGNESDSQPGYPARYAEKYGIAVGAVDKDNNIAEFSNKAGSNPLTYVTAPGVNVYSTIPDNGYTSYSGTSMATPHVAGVVALMLSANKNLSDAQIRQIVSETSANSTQAATLNLSNFVTESNSVSSNFRIKQYNDGFSKTGELASLPIPEVGSWTSEIPTLPNQLNSDKELQESVFSLQPKMKNNETSGNSVLFSKVFSDGNTFNIASYSVSDNEKDKKEKDDGTGDIEKILKELEKMIDQYFS; this comes from the coding sequence ATGCCCCATGATATTACGAGTCACAGTTTATCTTCCGATAAAGGGCTAACTATTCCTTCTATCTCCTCAGTAAATGCCTTTGATTCTAATAATGACTATGACTTAAGCCTTAACAGTAGTAGCTTTAATTCAAGAGTAGAAAATTTAGAAATAGCTACAGACTCTGTAACAACTTACAGCACGACTGCCAACAGCCAGTTTAGCTCTACTTCTGGTTATGGTTCGATTAATGCAGCTGCAGCAGTAGCTCAAGCTACCGATCGGAATACCTTTGCTGATGTCGCTGACCTTGGAGGTAACAATTGGGGAGCCGATTTTGTGAAAGCTCCAGAAGTGTGGAAACAAGGATATACAGGTCAAGGTGTTGTTGTTGCTGTTTTAGATTCTGGAGTCGATCGCAACCACAATGACTTACAAACAAATATTTGGACGAATAGCAAAGAAATTGCCGATAATGGCATAGATGACGACGACAATGGTTACATAGATGATGTGTATGGGTGGAACTTTGACGCAGATAACAAAGATACTTTAGATATCGCTGGTCATGGTACTCACGTGTCTGGCACTATTGCAGGCGCAAACAATAATGTTGGTGTCACGGGTATTGCCTATGATGCCAAAATTATGCCAGTAAAAGTCTTGAATGACTCTGGTGCAGGTTCTTATACTGCGATCGCAAATGGAATTTACTATGCCGTAAACAATGGCGCTAACGTCATTAATCTCAGTTTGGGTGGGAGTTCTGGTAACTTTCTTCTGGAGTTAGCCCTTGATTATGCTAGTCGCCAAGGCGTTATTGTTGTTATGGCGGCAGGTAATGAAAGCGATTCGCAACCAGGGTATCCTGCCCGTTACGCGGAAAAATATGGAATTGCGGTTGGAGCAGTAGATAAGGATAACAACATAGCAGAGTTCTCTAACAAAGCAGGAAGCAACCCCCTCACTTACGTAACTGCACCGGGAGTTAATGTATACTCTACAATTCCAGACAATGGCTATACTTCCTACAGCGGAACATCAATGGCAACTCCCCATGTTGCTGGTGTTGTTGCTCTGATGCTCAGTGCTAACAAAAACTTAAGTGATGCTCAAATCCGTCAAATTGTCTCAGAAACCTCAGCCAACAGTACACAAGCAGCGACTTTAAATCTATCTAACTTTGTTACAGAAAGCAATAGTGTATCTTCTAACTTCCGTATCAAACAATATAATGATGGCTTTAGCAAGACAGGAGAATTGGCTTCTTTGCCTATTCCAGAGGTTGGTAGCTGGACAAGTGAAATTCCTACGTTACCAAATCAGTTGAACAGTGATAAGGAGCTGCAAGAATCTGTTTTCAGTCTCCAGCCTAAAATGAAGAACAATGAAACATCTGGAAATTCTGTTCTTTTCTCAAAAGTATTTAGTGATGGAAATACTTTCAATATCGCTAGCTATAGCGTAAGTGACAATGAGAAAGATAAAAAAGAGAAGGATGATGGGACAGGTGATATTGAGAAGATTTTGAAAGAACTTGAAAAAATGATCGATCAATATTTTTCTTAA
- a CDS encoding pentapeptide repeat-containing protein: MPLDYSGQNLRGRSFRGQNLEGANFSGADIREADFRGANLKGANFKAAQAGLQKRWAIGLVTSLWLISGLSGVVSGSTAYLVSVIFDSNIKNSITGVLSLILIAVFFIITIRQGLGAGLSAVAITVVVTITGALIANLVAGALGIASAVASSIGVAISFALCVACAFFTVGAFSIPFVVSVTGLGSIAVTVALISAMFAHKALAVGVGEPILSTHLHD, from the coding sequence ATGCCCCTGGATTACTCCGGTCAAAATCTCCGTGGGCGCTCCTTCAGAGGTCAGAATCTAGAAGGGGCAAACTTTAGCGGTGCAGATATCCGAGAAGCGGATTTTAGGGGCGCTAACCTCAAAGGTGCTAACTTCAAAGCTGCTCAAGCTGGATTACAGAAGCGTTGGGCGATTGGTTTAGTTACGAGTTTATGGTTGATATCGGGATTATCGGGGGTTGTTTCAGGCTCCACGGCTTATCTCGTATCAGTTATATTTGACAGCAACATTAAAAATTCAATCACAGGCGTGCTTAGCCTAATTTTGATTGCAGTTTTCTTTATCATTACTATTAGGCAAGGTCTAGGCGCTGGTTTGAGCGCTGTTGCGATCACAGTTGTTGTCACTATTACTGGAGCTTTAATTGCCAATCTCGTCGCTGGAGCTTTGGGTATTGCCTCTGCGGTAGCTAGCTCCATTGGTGTTGCTATCAGTTTCGCGCTTTGTGTTGCTTGCGCTTTTTTTACTGTTGGAGCTTTCTCAATTCCTTTTGTAGTCTCTGTCACTGGATTGGGGAGTATTGCTGTTACAGTTGCTTTGATAAGCGCTATGTTTGCTCATAAAGCTTTGGCAGTAGGTGTTGGAGAACCGATTTTGTCAACACATCTACACGATTAA
- the xth gene encoding exodeoxyribonuclease III, which yields MKVATWNVNSIRIRTGHVIDWLSQNRVDVLCIQETKVVDTEFPRALFEELGYHLYTSGQKSYNGVAIASCQPLKDVSCSFYDVLSNLDPEWDEQKRIITGSIDNVRIVNLYVPNGSSIGSEKYNYKLRWLTVLREYLKSLLVTSPSICMCGDFNIALEDRDIHEGAIAVNQIMASVPERQALRDVLSLGFSDVFRKFTSESGQYSWWDYRAAAFRRNLGWRIDHHYLTPDLYERAKSCSIDVTPRKLTQPSDHAPVVVEF from the coding sequence ATGAAAGTTGCTACTTGGAATGTCAACTCGATTCGCATACGCACTGGACATGTTATCGATTGGTTGAGTCAAAATCGGGTTGATGTCCTCTGCATACAAGAGACTAAAGTTGTGGATACTGAATTTCCGCGTGCGCTTTTTGAGGAATTAGGCTATCACCTTTATACATCAGGACAAAAATCATATAACGGTGTTGCGATCGCTAGTTGCCAACCACTAAAGGACGTCAGCTGTAGTTTTTATGATGTTTTGTCAAATTTAGACCCAGAATGGGACGAGCAAAAACGGATTATTACAGGTAGTATAGATAATGTAAGAATTGTTAATCTTTATGTACCCAATGGCTCCTCTATTGGAAGCGAAAAATACAATTACAAACTGCGTTGGTTAACAGTACTGCGCGAGTATTTAAAATCGCTTCTGGTGACCTCACCCAGTATTTGTATGTGTGGTGACTTTAATATCGCTTTAGAAGACAGGGATATTCATGAAGGTGCGATTGCCGTAAACCAGATTATGGCTTCCGTTCCAGAGCGCCAAGCCCTACGAGACGTTTTATCACTGGGATTCAGTGATGTTTTTCGTAAATTTACATCTGAAAGCGGGCAATATAGTTGGTGGGATTATCGCGCTGCTGCTTTTCGGCGTAACCTGGGTTGGCGAATCGACCATCACTATCTCACACCAGACTTGTACGAGCGTGCTAAAAGCTGCTCCATTGATGTTACTCCCAGAAAATTAACTCAACCCAGCGACCACGCGCCAGTCGTTGTGGAATTTTAG
- a CDS encoding C2 family cysteine protease: MQNDFTSHALHTSLSINITASHQTFAGSLDRRNPNDYYSFSLNGSSSLSLSLDGLSADADVQLLDSNGSTITGSHNRHNTAESLGITVGAGTYYIEVSRVGSANTSYNLKAFKNEAPQSLQFNTYKGSYEAGETVNLTNTRVFDANGANDLARVDFWLQKDGSNWQDIHDVLEFSVDNTDSCYSSFTYCLNSLSSGNYQLLAKAYDKLGASTQSTQTSFKVGAALDWFDQNIQDEVIRSAARSRFSDGLLDRNDMVSILRESKDGNVVDGTELADLRTLISNTSYINISEHVRVLSNKVLNNDTANQKYQGNSLGNLVAGSSDVQLENLINKWFFGSDRPQSSYTYQYASGSLFQNGINYEDVKQGSMNDCYFLAGLASTASRTPNTIESMFIDNGDNTFTVRFWRSGVADYVTVDKYLPTDASGAFIYASKGSHYSNASNELWVAFAEKAYAQLNESGWIFQNNTNTYEGIGKGGYMSDAFAQITGKKAALGKAIDCNSIINAFNSGQLVGLGTKTTGVGANIVAGHAYSLVGYNSSTQKFALFNPWGINTSSSKPGVIEVSWSEVQSNFSYWDTTV; encoded by the coding sequence ATGCAAAACGATTTTACCAGTCATGCTCTCCACACTTCTTTAAGTATTAACATTACTGCAAGCCATCAAACTTTTGCAGGCTCTTTAGATCGGCGTAATCCAAATGATTACTATAGTTTTAGCCTCAATGGTAGTAGTAGCTTGAGTTTAAGTCTTGATGGTCTTTCAGCAGATGCAGATGTACAGTTGCTTGATAGTAACGGTTCAACCATTACAGGTTCACACAACCGTCATAACACGGCTGAATCCTTAGGTATTACTGTAGGTGCAGGTACTTATTACATTGAAGTTTCTCGTGTTGGTAGTGCAAACACCAGTTACAACTTAAAGGCTTTTAAAAACGAAGCACCACAATCTTTACAATTCAACACTTATAAAGGCTCTTATGAAGCTGGAGAGACAGTCAATCTCACCAATACTAGGGTTTTTGACGCTAACGGTGCAAATGATTTGGCACGAGTTGATTTTTGGCTGCAAAAAGATGGAAGTAATTGGCAAGATATTCATGACGTCTTAGAGTTCTCTGTTGATAACACTGACAGTTGTTACAGCAGCTTCACTTACTGTCTAAATAGCCTATCTAGCGGTAATTACCAGTTACTAGCAAAAGCTTACGACAAACTGGGTGCTAGCACGCAAAGTACACAAACAAGCTTTAAAGTTGGAGCAGCATTAGATTGGTTTGACCAAAATATTCAAGATGAAGTCATACGTTCGGCAGCAAGATCGCGTTTTAGTGATGGCTTGTTAGATCGCAACGATATGGTCTCTATTCTTCGCGAGTCGAAAGATGGAAATGTGGTGGATGGGACTGAACTAGCAGATCTCCGTACATTGATAAGTAATACCTCTTACATAAACATATCTGAACACGTTAGAGTGTTGTCTAATAAAGTTCTTAATAATGACACTGCTAACCAAAAGTATCAAGGAAACTCTTTAGGCAATTTGGTTGCTGGTAGTAGCGATGTTCAACTAGAAAACTTAATTAACAAGTGGTTTTTTGGGAGCGATCGCCCGCAAAGCTCTTACACCTATCAGTATGCAAGTGGCTCTTTGTTTCAAAATGGCATTAACTACGAAGATGTCAAACAAGGCAGTATGAATGACTGCTATTTCTTAGCAGGGCTAGCATCAACAGCCTCTCGCACCCCTAACACAATAGAGAGTATGTTCATTGACAATGGTGACAATACCTTTACAGTACGCTTTTGGCGAAGTGGAGTTGCAGATTACGTCACAGTAGACAAATATTTACCCACTGACGCCTCTGGAGCTTTTATTTATGCAAGTAAAGGCAGTCACTACAGCAATGCTAGTAATGAATTATGGGTTGCTTTTGCTGAAAAAGCTTATGCTCAACTAAACGAATCAGGATGGATTTTTCAAAACAATACTAATACTTACGAAGGTATTGGTAAAGGAGGGTACATGAGTGATGCTTTTGCACAAATCACTGGTAAGAAAGCTGCACTTGGTAAAGCTATTGATTGTAACTCAATTATCAATGCCTTCAATTCCGGACAACTTGTTGGACTTGGTACAAAAACCACTGGAGTGGGAGCAAATATAGTAGCCGGTCACGCTTACTCACTTGTTGGTTATAACTCTTCTACCCAAAAATTTGCCCTTTTCAATCCCTGGGGTATAAACACAAGCTCTTCCAAACCTGGTGTTATCGAAGTCAGTTGGAGTGAAGTTCAGTCAAACTTCAGTTACTGGGATACGACTGTGTAA
- a CDS encoding glycosyltransferase family 4 protein, whose product MKIAQVAPLWERVPPPTYGGIELVVSRVTDELVKRGHDVTLFASGDSQTLAKLEAVYPRALRLDPNVKEYAVYEMLELSQVYQLASEFDIIHSHVGISALPLASLVPTPTVHTLHGSFTPDNRHVYSHHQKQSYVSISNAQRQIDLNYAGTVYNGINPEDYPFVAKHEEPPYLAFLGRFSPEKGPQHAIAIAKQAGWRLKMAGKVDVVDSKFFEQEIAPQIDGQQIQYLGEINHAEKAELLGNAATTLFPITWQEPFGLVMIESMATGTPVIAINMGSVSEVVANGVSGFVCQSYEEMAAMIPSALELNRQTCREYIESKFSVIQMVDGYEAVYCRIIKDRVNTNGRIHAAKIQF is encoded by the coding sequence ATGAAAATCGCTCAAGTAGCCCCCTTGTGGGAACGAGTTCCACCTCCAACATACGGAGGCATTGAACTAGTTGTGAGTCGTGTGACTGATGAACTTGTAAAACGGGGTCATGATGTCACGTTGTTTGCATCTGGCGATTCGCAAACGTTGGCTAAGTTAGAAGCAGTTTATCCTCGTGCGTTGCGCTTAGACCCAAATGTCAAAGAGTATGCAGTGTACGAAATGCTAGAACTCAGCCAAGTTTACCAGCTAGCATCGGAATTCGACATAATTCACTCCCATGTAGGGATATCGGCATTACCTTTAGCGAGTTTAGTGCCAACGCCAACAGTGCATACCCTGCACGGCAGTTTTACACCGGACAATCGGCATGTCTATTCCCATCACCAAAAGCAATCTTACGTCAGCATTAGTAACGCGCAACGTCAAATAGACCTGAACTATGCAGGCACGGTTTATAACGGGATTAATCCAGAAGATTATCCTTTTGTAGCCAAACACGAAGAACCACCATATCTCGCATTCTTGGGACGCTTTTCTCCAGAAAAGGGACCGCAACACGCGATCGCTATTGCCAAACAAGCGGGCTGGCGTTTAAAGATGGCAGGAAAAGTCGATGTAGTAGACTCCAAGTTTTTTGAACAAGAAATTGCCCCCCAAATAGATGGTCAGCAAATTCAGTATTTAGGTGAAATTAACCATGCTGAGAAAGCTGAACTTCTGGGTAATGCTGCTACTACTCTCTTCCCCATTACCTGGCAAGAACCTTTTGGTCTAGTCATGATTGAATCAATGGCAACTGGTACACCAGTTATTGCCATCAATATGGGTTCTGTATCAGAAGTTGTTGCCAATGGTGTGTCAGGGTTCGTGTGCCAAAGCTACGAAGAAATGGCAGCAATGATTCCCTCAGCATTGGAATTAAATCGTCAAACTTGCCGAGAATATATAGAAAGCAAGTTTAGCGTTATCCAGATGGTTGATGGATATGAAGCGGTCTATTGCAGAATTATAAAGGATCGCGTCAATACCAATGGTCGAATTCATGCTGCTAAAATCCAGTTTTAA
- a CDS encoding S8 family serine peptidase produces MSVTLSPDSLETSCNSNILNNPIAIKNYVNIRSDELCTNNLYGRSSFKPGKKFNVVDVDPIVSENDNKIDGAKAIEVSQLGSTTLELIDTTLKTGDSDNRVYASGDSVAEYTLSILTTLTDSVNHTYSRDLSIPINYYTDIYSDWVDSSAIDSYKFNLDNTCNIKLELNSLSANADVKLQDISGITLASSKNVGNVDEVITQRLSPGTYYVQVYADTNSSKTYYNLSISATPLNEDTLLIPIDSNTQPSSTGGGNGNSGNAVTPIPASAVTSQTLNNGTRIVRGDLGANTFTYESGPAISVFLGNGNVDYGSGQRDWLDLSTIFSTTVSVKFANTSGGGVLYNLGNGTRLFDAIEFTDGRKILFEGMNCVVFADQVFNLSVQPNDPLFNNQWNLHMMGVQDAWRFTTGNSNVLVGVQDTGLAVLNGNTHPDLGLTTYIPNNYVDEISGIAATTHGLSTQSVINAPINNGIGTSGIGNFEVFHIDVLGGDANDLSLVDATQEMIRKANTENRRLVINFSLIGGFSTLLEQLVVNHQNVLFVFASGNSGGDTLAEPAILAKYSNAIAVGASWGRRDYYSNPRSFLGERITYSNWWSSNGGQDLTLSAPGEVLAANASQSNTFSALQFGTNSNFNGTSAAAPHVTGVAALLWSVNKNLTAYQIKEILSQTAYDLGTPGHDKDYGHGFVNAGAAVRRTLALGMGSA; encoded by the coding sequence GACCAGTTGTAACTCAAATATTTTGAATAATCCGATCGCCATCAAGAATTATGTAAATATACGTAGTGATGAATTATGCACAAACAATCTTTATGGTCGCAGTAGTTTTAAACCAGGAAAAAAATTTAATGTTGTAGATGTAGACCCAATTGTATCTGAAAATGATAATAAGATTGACGGAGCGAAAGCGATCGAGGTTTCTCAACTTGGTAGTACGACACTTGAGTTAATTGACACAACATTAAAAACAGGAGACTCTGACAACAGAGTTTATGCAAGTGGAGATTCCGTAGCAGAATACACGTTAAGTATTTTAACAACACTTACAGACAGTGTTAATCATACTTATAGTAGAGATCTGTCCATTCCGATCAATTATTACACTGACATTTACAGCGATTGGGTAGATAGCTCAGCGATCGACTCTTATAAATTTAACCTTGACAACACTTGCAACATTAAACTAGAACTAAACAGTTTAAGTGCCAATGCTGATGTTAAGTTACAAGACATCAGTGGTATTACCCTTGCCAGTTCTAAGAATGTGGGCAATGTAGACGAAGTCATCACTCAAAGGCTATCACCTGGTACATATTATGTTCAGGTTTATGCAGACACTAACAGCAGTAAAACATACTACAACCTGAGTATTTCAGCAACCCCTCTCAACGAAGATACATTACTCATACCCATCGATAGCAACACGCAACCCAGTTCTACTGGTGGTGGTAATGGTAATAGTGGTAATGCTGTGACACCGATACCCGCTTCTGCAGTTACATCTCAAACCCTAAACAACGGTACACGTATTGTTAGAGGAGATCTTGGAGCTAATACCTTTACTTATGAGTCCGGTCCCGCCATCTCAGTATTCTTAGGTAATGGCAACGTTGATTATGGTAGCGGACAGCGAGACTGGTTGGATTTGTCAACAATTTTTTCCACAACAGTTTCTGTGAAATTTGCCAATACTAGCGGCGGGGGGGTACTTTATAACTTAGGTAACGGCACTCGTCTATTTGATGCCATTGAGTTTACTGATGGCAGAAAAATTCTTTTTGAAGGCATGAACTGCGTTGTATTTGCAGACCAAGTGTTTAATTTGTCAGTGCAACCCAACGATCCCCTGTTTAATAACCAATGGAACTTACACATGATGGGAGTGCAAGATGCTTGGCGTTTCACTACAGGTAACTCGAACGTTCTTGTGGGAGTTCAAGATACGGGTCTAGCAGTTCTCAATGGTAATACTCACCCCGATCTAGGACTTACTACTTATATCCCAAATAACTATGTGGACGAGATAAGCGGTATCGCTGCTACAACTCATGGTCTTTCAACTCAATCAGTCATTAATGCCCCGATTAATAACGGTATAGGGACGAGTGGCATTGGGAATTTCGAGGTTTTTCATATTGATGTTTTGGGTGGTGATGCTAACGACTTAAGTTTGGTAGATGCCACTCAAGAAATGATTCGTAAGGCAAATACAGAAAATCGGCGTTTGGTAATTAACTTTAGCTTAATTGGAGGATTCTCAACGCTATTAGAGCAACTGGTTGTTAATCACCAAAACGTTTTATTTGTCTTTGCATCTGGCAACAGTGGCGGAGACACTCTTGCAGAACCTGCAATTTTAGCTAAGTACTCAAATGCTATAGCAGTAGGTGCTTCTTGGGGACGTAGAGACTACTATAGCAATCCAAGAAGTTTCTTGGGAGAACGTATTACTTACAGTAACTGGTGGAGTTCTAATGGCGGACAAGATCTGACCCTATCAGCACCTGGTGAGGTACTAGCCGCAAACGCGTCTCAATCGAACACGTTTTCTGCATTGCAGTTTGGCACTAACTCCAATTTTAATGGAACTTCAGCTGCCGCACCACACGTGACTGGAGTAGCTGCATTACTTTGGAGTGTTAACAAGAACCTGACTGCTTACCAAATCAAGGAAATTTTGTCACAAACAGCTTACGACTTGGGTACTCCCGGTCATGACAAAGATTACGGTCATGGTTTTGTGAATGCTGGTGCAGCTGTACGTAGAACATTGGCTCTTGGGATGGGATCTGCATAA
- a CDS encoding zinc-finger-containing protein yields the protein MMMNCPYCGSSVSNVDASVVYQVPGYGRLWLCDNYPVCDAYVGAHSQNNAPKGTLANRQLRHWRRNAHACFDPIWKSGKMSRKKAYKWLCEQMGLTREKAHIAMFDEQQCRQLIKLCFLRNEQAETGD from the coding sequence ATGATGATGAATTGCCCATACTGCGGGAGTAGTGTTTCCAACGTAGATGCCAGTGTAGTTTATCAAGTACCGGGCTACGGTAGATTGTGGCTGTGCGATAATTACCCAGTCTGTGATGCTTACGTGGGAGCACATTCCCAAAACAATGCCCCGAAAGGAACTTTGGCTAATCGACAACTTAGACATTGGCGGCGAAATGCCCATGCTTGTTTTGACCCAATATGGAAATCGGGAAAGATGAGCCGTAAAAAAGCTTATAAATGGCTTTGCGAACAGATGGGACTGACAAGAGAAAAAGCCCATATTGCCATGTTTGATGAACAGCAGTGCAGACAACTGATAAAACTTTGCTTTTTGAGAAACGAGCAAGCAGAAACTGGGGATTGA
- a CDS encoding HlyD family efflux transporter periplasmic adaptor subunit has product MKYSLVASAAQARKTKQRFAKPEEQLSYELGKAVQELPPLYTRLLAGTISAVVFGAIAWAHFSQVDEVATAPGELIAFSQVRPVTALGNGSILAVNVKEGERVIKEQILIQRDPDYQQVDVARLSQSTKLIQEDLRRLDAERIGVKTTGTQLQDELLSSRLRDFQASQAAAEAEAKRQLARIDQAKVRLTRLQENLVNARTSFANARTNLANAQTLRAKIENGMTIAKQREQSLKTLVTPGAIPRVDYLDAQERLNRANAEITRASDEITNAQNRMTEAQDKVKSLEKDLDAQAQEIRQAEQAYQAASTQAEKLASERQSEILTQINKRQEELTTVQGQFEQAKKQKDMETIKSPVSGTVYRVKATKGPVQAGEELLSILPEGEELLLEVKVLNRDIGFIREGMKAKVKMATFPFQEFGTIDGEVVQVSPNAIVDKEMGLVFPTRIKLSKHVVMVRGQEVAFTPGMTASGEIVTRKKSVLTFIMEPITRRFSEAFSVR; this is encoded by the coding sequence ATGAAATATTCCCTAGTAGCAAGTGCAGCTCAAGCACGTAAAACAAAACAGCGTTTCGCTAAACCAGAGGAACAACTTTCTTATGAACTGGGTAAGGCAGTTCAGGAATTGCCACCTTTATATACTAGATTGTTAGCAGGAACAATTAGCGCAGTCGTATTTGGAGCGATCGCATGGGCGCACTTTTCCCAAGTGGATGAAGTGGCGACAGCACCGGGCGAGTTAATAGCATTTTCACAGGTTCGTCCGGTGACAGCTTTGGGTAATGGATCGATTCTTGCAGTTAACGTCAAAGAAGGCGAGCGTGTGATCAAAGAGCAAATTTTGATTCAACGCGATCCTGATTATCAACAAGTTGATGTTGCTCGTCTATCGCAATCTACCAAGCTGATTCAAGAGGACTTGCGGCGTTTAGATGCAGAACGCATTGGAGTTAAAACTACGGGAACGCAGCTCCAAGATGAACTGTTAAGTTCGCGTTTGCGAGATTTTCAAGCCAGTCAAGCAGCTGCGGAAGCAGAAGCAAAGCGTCAGTTAGCCCGAATCGATCAAGCCAAAGTAAGATTGACTCGATTGCAAGAAAATTTGGTGAATGCGAGAACTAGCTTTGCCAATGCGAGAACTAACCTTGCTAACGCTCAAACTCTCCGTGCTAAAATTGAGAATGGCATGACTATTGCCAAGCAAAGAGAACAAAGTCTGAAAACTCTAGTCACTCCCGGTGCGATACCTAGAGTTGATTACTTAGACGCACAAGAAAGACTCAATCGTGCAAATGCGGAAATTACTAGGGCTAGTGACGAAATCACAAACGCCCAAAATAGAATGACAGAGGCGCAAGATAAAGTCAAATCTTTAGAAAAAGATCTTGATGCTCAAGCCCAAGAAATCCGTCAAGCCGAACAAGCATATCAAGCTGCAAGTACTCAAGCAGAAAAATTAGCTTCAGAGCGCCAGAGTGAAATTTTAACTCAGATTAATAAACGTCAAGAAGAATTGACCACCGTTCAAGGTCAGTTCGAGCAGGCGAAGAAGCAAAAAGATATGGAAACCATTAAATCCCCAGTTTCCGGGACTGTTTACAGAGTTAAAGCAACTAAAGGACCTGTTCAAGCAGGTGAAGAATTGCTGTCAATTTTACCTGAAGGAGAAGAACTCCTTTTGGAAGTTAAAGTACTCAATCGCGATATTGGTTTTATTCGTGAGGGAATGAAAGCAAAAGTTAAGATGGCAACCTTTCCTTTCCAAGAATTTGGCACAATTGATGGGGAAGTGGTACAAGTGAGTCCCAATGCCATTGTTGATAAAGAAATGGGCTTAGTTTTTCCCACAAGAATTAAGTTGAGCAAACACGTGGTTATGGTACGGGGTCAAGAGGTTGCATTTACTCCGGGGATGACAGCTTCTGGCGAAATTGTGACTCGTAAGAAGTCAGTTTTGACTTTTATCATGGAGCCAATTACTCGTCGATTTAGCGAGGCTTTTTCTGTTAGGTAA
- a CDS encoding SDR family oxidoreductase has protein sequence MFLVTGATGGIGRRVVRLLREQENLVRAFVRLTSHYGELEHRGANIFIGDLRQQQDIQKACQGVRYIISAHGSDGDALSLDYRANIELIDQAKANGVQHFVFISVLGADRGYEDAPVFKAKRAVEKYLETSGLNYTILRPTGLASDLLPSAERFRETGLYLLVGDPKNRTSIVSTDDLARIVVDSVTLEAARNQIFAVGGPEILRREDIPKIFSRVFNKEPAVINPPLFLVDAVRGGFGLFNPQAQKTLGTFRTLLANEFFCNHEEIAKVEAIFNFQLETLENFLRRYLAV, from the coding sequence ATGTTTCTAGTTACTGGAGCCACTGGAGGAATAGGTCGCAGAGTAGTGCGACTTTTGCGGGAACAGGAAAATCTTGTGCGGGCGTTTGTTCGCCTCACTTCACATTACGGTGAGTTAGAACACAGAGGAGCAAATATCTTCATTGGCGATTTGCGCCAACAGCAAGATATCCAAAAAGCTTGTCAAGGTGTTCGGTATATTATTAGCGCTCACGGTTCTGATGGTGACGCCCTGTCCTTAGACTACCGCGCTAATATTGAACTTATCGACCAGGCAAAAGCAAATGGAGTGCAACACTTTGTGTTCATTTCCGTGTTGGGAGCAGATCGGGGTTACGAAGATGCTCCCGTGTTCAAAGCCAAACGAGCAGTAGAAAAATACCTGGAAACTAGTGGTTTAAACTACACTATTTTACGTCCAACTGGATTAGCATCGGATTTGCTGCCATCAGCAGAAAGGTTTCGAGAAACAGGGTTATACTTGCTCGTGGGTGACCCTAAAAATCGTACCTCTATTGTCAGTACAGATGATTTGGCTAGGATCGTGGTGGATTCAGTAACCTTGGAAGCTGCTCGCAATCAAATTTTTGCTGTTGGAGGACCGGAAATTTTGCGAAGAGAGGATATTCCCAAAATTTTTAGTCGCGTATTTAACAAAGAACCAGCGGTCATCAATCCGCCACTGTTTCTGGTTGACGCGGTCAGGGGAGGATTTGGTTTGTTTAATCCCCAAGCACAGAAGACTTTGGGTACTTTCCGCACCTTACTAGCAAATGAATTTTTCTGTAACCATGAGGAGATTGCTAAAGTAGAAGCAATTTTCAATTTTCAATTGGAAACACTAGAAAACTTCCTCCGCCGATATTTGGCAGTATGA